One uncultured Alphaproteobacteria bacterium genomic region harbors:
- a CDS encoding hypothetical protein (Evidence 5 : No homology to any previously reported sequences) — translation MTAPDFAALIAEARALVAAGDDAAALARIADAADRGDAPPSLLWLAGKLAAENRRIERAIGWLGRAAALAPAAEVVQVDYADVLTRGDRAADAAEALRRAVSTIGPSAALLATSLSPRGGDAQRTAIASWRGFGTRLISVNTAAEIAQLAPEYPDVAFRETARDGRDLIGKPLVYVDDLLDALADEGAPVCGIVNADILLLRAERLAPHVSRDALTLCHRLDLDDPDDPDGRPYVAGFDAFFFPRDWIPVFRDSRLLLGAPWWDYLFAARALLAGLPMRVPRAGAIGHVVHPINWSQRMYVATAALWMEALRRPPAHPLSAPAAFLVALLDGFAARHRLTGEFDEDTLADPDVSAHVTMLLTLVNHLLRTQAQPAADPPR, via the coding sequence ATGACCGCGCCCGATTTCGCCGCGCTGATCGCCGAGGCGCGCGCTCTGGTCGCGGCGGGCGACGATGCCGCCGCGCTCGCGCGCATCGCCGACGCCGCCGACCGCGGCGACGCCCCGCCCTCGCTGCTGTGGCTGGCGGGCAAGCTCGCAGCCGAAAACCGCCGGATCGAACGCGCCATCGGCTGGCTCGGCCGCGCCGCCGCTCTCGCCCCCGCCGCCGAGGTGGTGCAGGTCGACTACGCCGACGTTCTCACGCGCGGCGACCGCGCGGCCGACGCGGCCGAGGCGCTGCGCCGGGCGGTGTCGACGATCGGCCCGAGCGCGGCGTTGCTGGCGACCTCGTTGTCGCCGCGCGGCGGCGACGCGCAGCGCACCGCGATCGCGAGCTGGCGCGGCTTCGGCACGCGCCTGATTTCGGTCAACACCGCCGCCGAAATCGCGCAACTCGCCCCGGAGTATCCGGACGTGGCCTTCCGCGAGACCGCCCGCGACGGCCGCGACCTGATCGGCAAGCCGCTGGTCTACGTCGACGACCTGCTCGACGCGCTTGCCGACGAAGGCGCCCCGGTCTGCGGCATCGTCAACGCCGACATCCTGCTGCTCCGGGCGGAGCGCCTCGCGCCGCACGTTTCCCGCGACGCGCTGACCCTCTGCCACCGTCTCGACCTCGACGACCCCGACGACCCCGACGGCCGCCCCTATGTCGCCGGGTTCGATGCCTTCTTCTTCCCGCGCGATTGGATTCCGGTTTTCCGCGACAGCCGTCTGCTGCTCGGCGCACCCTGGTGGGACTACCTGTTCGCGGCCCGCGCGCTCCTCGCCGGGCTGCCGATGCGGGTGCCGCGCGCCGGGGCGATCGGCCACGTCGTCCACCCGATCAACTGGTCGCAGCGGATGTACGTCGCCACCGCCGCCCTGTGGATGGAGGCGCTGCGGCGCCCGCCCGCACACCCTCTCTCCGCCCCGGCGGCGTTTCTCGTCGCGCTGCTCGACGGTTTCGCGGCGCGGCACCGGCTGACCGGAGAGTTCGACGAGGACACCCTCGCCGACCCCGACGTGTCGGCGCATGTGACGATGCTGCTGACCCTGGTCAACCATCTGCTGCGAACCCAGGCGCAACCCGCCGCGGATCCGCCGCGATGA
- a CDS encoding conserved hypothetical protein (Evidence 4 : Homologs of previously reported genes of unknown function) — protein sequence MRRRFGIGWQVGGTTGWGVYGLSLMLRGAERGMIPVPVYVSRSFAPDPIEARLLAPLAKHWDIEQRFFDLAEGSVAVDYPFLVGLGNDLRPYDAVARIAGAPNVGVAFFEYRDIAAADVAFARERFAAIVAGSSWNAEVLADLGFANVVACPQGVDLTRFHPGPRTGGLGDRFVVFSGGKLEFRKGQDIVVEAFRRFHARHPEALLVTAWHNHWDVSVASLECSPHRLGAPKRGADGAWDISGWLSGLGLPRDAVLDLGEVPHAAMPRLLRACDVGVFPNRCEGGTNLVAMECMACGVPAILSDNTGHRDLLARPGAALALRTQRAVAPQPGDPPGFLADWGESDPDEIVERLETVFAGRAAGLGAAGAAFLAEWSWPRQIDALFAALGWD from the coding sequence ATGCGGCGCAGGTTCGGGATCGGCTGGCAGGTCGGCGGCACCACCGGCTGGGGGGTCTACGGCCTCTCGCTGATGCTGCGCGGCGCGGAGCGCGGCATGATCCCGGTGCCGGTCTACGTGTCGCGGAGTTTCGCTCCCGACCCGATCGAGGCGCGTCTCCTCGCGCCGCTTGCGAAGCATTGGGATATCGAACAGCGCTTCTTCGATCTTGCCGAAGGCTCGGTGGCGGTCGACTATCCGTTCCTCGTCGGCCTCGGTAACGATCTCCGGCCCTACGACGCGGTGGCGCGAATCGCGGGCGCGCCGAATGTCGGCGTGGCGTTCTTCGAGTACCGAGACATCGCCGCCGCCGACGTGGCGTTCGCGCGGGAACGCTTCGCGGCGATCGTCGCCGGATCGAGCTGGAACGCCGAGGTGCTCGCCGATCTCGGGTTTGCCAACGTCGTCGCATGCCCGCAGGGCGTCGATCTCACCCGCTTCCATCCGGGTCCGCGCACTGGCGGGCTGGGCGACCGCTTCGTCGTCTTCTCCGGCGGCAAGCTCGAATTCCGCAAGGGCCAGGACATCGTCGTCGAGGCGTTCCGCCGCTTCCACGCCCGCCACCCCGAGGCGCTCCTGGTCACCGCGTGGCACAACCACTGGGATGTCTCGGTGGCGAGCCTCGAATGCTCGCCGCACCGCCTCGGCGCGCCGAAGCGCGGCGCGGACGGTGCATGGGATATTTCGGGCTGGCTCTCCGGGCTCGGTCTGCCGCGCGATGCGGTGCTCGACCTCGGCGAGGTGCCGCATGCGGCAATGCCGCGGCTGTTGCGCGCCTGCGATGTCGGCGTCTTTCCCAACCGCTGCGAGGGCGGGACCAATCTCGTGGCGATGGAATGCATGGCCTGCGGCGTGCCGGCGATCCTTTCCGACAATACCGGCCACCGCGATCTTCTCGCCCGGCCGGGCGCGGCGCTCGCCCTCAGGACCCAGCGCGCGGTCGCGCCGCAACCGGGCGATCCGCCCGGCTTTCTCGCCGACTGGGGCGAAAGCGACCCGGACGAGATCGTCGAACGCCTCGAAACCGTGTTCGCCGGACGCGCCGCCGGACTCGGCGCGGCGGGTGCGGCTTTCCTCGCGGAGTGGAGCTGGCCGCGGCAGATCGACGCGCTATTCGCCGCCCTTGGGTGGGACTGA
- the flbT gene encoding putative flagellum biosynthesis repressor protein FlbT (Evidence 3 : Function proposed based on presence of conserved amino acid motif, structural feature or limited homology), which produces MPLKLTLRRNEKILIGNAVLQNGDAKSEFVVLNHVPVLREKDMMTEEQADTVAKKIYYTILNMYVSPEQERSFHNFYFLLLKQMLVMPLGDEGLDLMMETSEHIIAGDHYKALKSCKKLIDYEAEVLSHGE; this is translated from the coding sequence ATGCCCCTCAAGCTGACCCTCAGACGCAACGAGAAAATCCTCATCGGCAACGCCGTGCTGCAGAACGGCGACGCCAAGTCGGAGTTCGTGGTGCTCAACCACGTGCCGGTCCTGCGCGAAAAGGACATGATGACCGAGGAACAGGCGGATACGGTCGCGAAGAAGATCTATTACACCATCCTCAACATGTACGTGTCGCCGGAGCAGGAGCGGAGTTTCCACAATTTTTACTTTTTGCTGCTAAAGCAGATGCTGGTGATGCCGCTGGGCGACGAGGGCCTCGATCTGATGATGGAGACCTCCGAGCACATCATCGCGGGCGATCACTACAAGGCTTTGAAGTCCTGCAAGAAGTTGATCGATTACGAGGCGGAGGTTCTGTCCCATGGCGAATGA
- a CDS encoding conserved hypothetical protein (Evidence 4 : Homologs of previously reported genes of unknown function), translating into MSDAMMDKVEELLHSVSNDITKMHQQHLDDNETFLAALDDVAANVLGLQSIVAALVKTYPIDANAAKAWLKANMDPDGQGTEKADAVVDHLLGIEG; encoded by the coding sequence ATGAGCGACGCGATGATGGATAAGGTCGAGGAACTGCTGCACTCGGTGTCGAACGACATCACCAAGATGCACCAGCAGCATCTCGACGATAACGAAACCTTCCTCGCCGCGCTCGACGACGTCGCCGCCAACGTGCTCGGCCTGCAGTCGATCGTCGCCGCGCTGGTGAAGACCTATCCGATCGACGCGAACGCGGCGAAGGCCTGGCTCAAGGCCAACATGGATCCGGATGGCCAGGGCACCGAAAAGGCCGACGCCGTGGTCGACCACCTGCTGGGTATCGAAGGCTGA
- a CDS encoding conserved hypothetical protein (Evidence 4 : Homologs of previously reported genes of unknown function) produces the protein MNTSGELLQYLAARAYRDAIENDDIKINQGRILAEMNRGKTSRNLADYEFKVFSQWGEDGILQRLVERIPLAERTFIEFGVEDFGESNCRFLMMKDNWRGFVIDGSERNVAAIRSAYYYWRYDLTAVSAFITRENIDDLLAQSGFGEDLGILSIDIDGNDYHVWEAISGFRPRIVICEYNAVFGAERKISVPYHPRFQRTVKHHSNLYFGASLAALAYLGRRKGYTLVGTGSAGANAFFVRDDLMTGDFAALTPEAAYHPSRFRESRDAEGQLTFVGGEDRLALIAGMPVIDVETGEMGEL, from the coding sequence ATGAATACTTCCGGTGAACTGCTCCAGTATCTCGCCGCGCGGGCGTACCGGGATGCGATCGAGAACGACGATATCAAGATCAACCAGGGACGCATCCTCGCCGAGATGAATCGCGGCAAGACGTCGCGCAACCTCGCCGACTACGAGTTCAAGGTGTTCTCGCAGTGGGGGGAGGACGGCATCCTCCAACGGCTGGTCGAACGGATCCCGCTTGCCGAACGCACCTTCATCGAGTTCGGCGTAGAGGACTTCGGCGAATCCAACTGCCGCTTCCTGATGATGAAGGACAACTGGCGCGGCTTCGTCATCGATGGTTCGGAGCGGAACGTTGCGGCGATCCGCTCCGCATACTATTACTGGCGTTACGATCTCACCGCGGTTTCCGCTTTCATCACCCGCGAAAACATCGACGATCTGCTGGCGCAGAGCGGTTTCGGGGAAGATCTCGGAATCCTCTCGATCGATATCGACGGCAACGACTATCACGTCTGGGAGGCGATCTCCGGGTTCCGTCCTCGGATCGTGATCTGCGAATACAATGCGGTGTTCGGCGCCGAACGTAAGATCAGCGTGCCCTATCACCCGCGCTTCCAGCGCACCGTCAAGCATCACTCCAATCTCTATTTCGGCGCGTCCCTCGCCGCGCTCGCCTATCTGGGGCGGCGCAAGGGCTATACCCTCGTCGGCACCGGAAGCGCGGGCGCCAACGCCTTCTTCGTTCGCGACGATCTGATGACCGGCGACTTCGCCGCGCTTACGCCCGAGGCGGCGTATCACCCCTCGCGATTTCGCGAGAGCCGCGATGCCGAGGGGCAACTTACGTTCGTCGGCGGAGAGGATCGCCTCGCGCTGATCGCCGGAATGCCGGTGATCGACGTCGAAACCGGCGAAATGGGGGAACTCTGA
- a CDS encoding putative flagellar protein FlaF (Evidence 3 : Function proposed based on presence of conserved amino acid motif, structural feature or limited homology), whose product MANEQLNAYQRTQQASLSGRELEAMAFTRAALKLEDAKQLTDKPAEFGKALRFNHLLWTIIQADIVEPENKLPPELKANIMSLSIFVDKQTAKALHTRDGADLDTLININRNLAAGLRTKADEAAAG is encoded by the coding sequence ATGGCGAATGAGCAACTGAACGCGTACCAGCGCACCCAGCAGGCGAGCCTTTCGGGCCGCGAGTTGGAGGCGATGGCGTTCACCCGCGCCGCCCTCAAGCTCGAGGACGCCAAGCAGCTCACCGACAAGCCCGCCGAGTTCGGCAAGGCGCTGCGCTTCAACCACCTGCTGTGGACGATCATCCAGGCCGATATCGTCGAGCCGGAGAACAAGCTGCCGCCGGAGCTCAAGGCGAACATCATGTCGCTCAGCATCTTCGTCGACAAGCAGACCGCCAAGGCGCTGCACACCCGCGACGGTGCCGATCTCGACACCCTCATCAACATCAATCGCAATCTCGCCGCCGGTCTGCGCACCAAAGCCGACGAGGCGGCGGCCGGCTGA
- a CDS encoding putative TPR repeat-containing protein (Evidence 3 : Function proposed based on presence of conserved amino acid motif, structural feature or limited homology) — translation MPSPALTQRIADLSRSALSSDRPDAAETFCRLGLILDPRSGVFRHHLGLIALLHDDVAAAMPHLEAAVAAFAEDASDAARDAHRDLAVAHLMAGEGAAALECGLAAERLWPEDPGIARVTAQAAEKVGDLDAAIPRYARALAAMSQADPKRAETGFALGTALYARRRLGEAYRALRAALDANRNHAACWCNLGNVLSDLARPAEAIKAYEAALAIDPRYRNAHSNALQTLHYLPGHSAQSLKTAHLAWARRHYPDDPPRPPAPPARSRLAVGLVSEDLRRHPVGYFCAGWLRHARAAGIDAIVYSSNRTDDDLTAELRKGAAQWREVADYDDAALARAIRRDAPDVLIDLGGHTGRNRLGTFAQRPAALQATWMGYVGTTGLAQIDGLIADRFHVPKLEDSAYVEDVWRMPNGYVCYAPPAYAPEPRSGAHRRNGFISFAAFHNPAKINPDLIAAWAKILHGVPDSRIRLAFRGFDEPLVRDFVERTFQAQGIAADRLDIRGALPHAELLALYDDCDFALDAFPYAGGLTTMEALWMGIPVVAAPGATFASRHAASHIANAGFAGEVASGPSDYVRTAIAWANAPAMRDADRAARRARMAASPACDGERFAADLMRLLHAACEEER, via the coding sequence ATGCCCAGCCCCGCCCTCACCCAGCGCATCGCCGATCTCAGCCGCTCCGCGCTTTCGAGCGACCGTCCCGATGCCGCGGAAACTTTCTGCCGCCTCGGACTGATTCTCGACCCGCGCTCCGGCGTGTTCCGCCACCACCTCGGCCTGATCGCGCTGCTGCACGACGACGTCGCTGCGGCGATGCCGCACCTCGAGGCGGCGGTCGCCGCGTTCGCCGAGGACGCCTCGGACGCCGCCCGCGACGCGCACCGCGACCTCGCCGTCGCGCACCTGATGGCGGGCGAGGGCGCGGCCGCGCTCGAATGCGGCCTTGCCGCCGAACGCCTTTGGCCGGAGGACCCGGGAATCGCCCGGGTGACGGCGCAGGCGGCGGAAAAGGTCGGCGATCTCGATGCGGCGATTCCGCGCTATGCCCGTGCGCTCGCGGCGATGAGTCAGGCCGACCCGAAGCGCGCCGAAACCGGCTTCGCGCTCGGCACCGCGCTCTACGCCCGCCGCCGCCTCGGCGAGGCCTACCGGGCGCTGCGCGCGGCGCTCGACGCCAACCGCAACCATGCCGCCTGCTGGTGCAACCTCGGCAACGTGCTGTCCGACCTCGCGCGGCCGGCGGAAGCGATCAAGGCCTACGAAGCGGCGCTCGCGATCGACCCCCGATACCGCAACGCCCATTCCAACGCGCTGCAGACACTCCACTATCTGCCGGGCCACAGCGCCCAGTCGCTCAAGACCGCGCACCTCGCCTGGGCGCGACGGCACTACCCCGACGACCCGCCGCGGCCGCCCGCCCCGCCCGCACGGTCGCGCCTCGCGGTCGGCCTAGTGTCGGAAGACCTGCGCCGCCACCCGGTCGGCTACTTCTGCGCCGGATGGCTGCGCCACGCCCGCGCGGCGGGTATCGACGCGATCGTCTATTCCAGCAACCGCACCGACGACGACCTGACCGCCGAGTTGCGCAAGGGTGCGGCGCAGTGGCGCGAGGTTGCCGATTACGACGACGCCGCGCTCGCCCGCGCGATCCGCCGCGACGCGCCGGACGTGCTGATCGATCTCGGCGGCCACACCGGCCGCAACCGTCTCGGCACGTTCGCGCAACGCCCGGCGGCGCTGCAGGCGACCTGGATGGGTTATGTCGGCACCACCGGGCTTGCGCAGATCGACGGCCTGATCGCCGACCGCTTCCACGTTCCGAAACTCGAAGACTCGGCCTACGTCGAGGACGTCTGGCGGATGCCGAACGGCTACGTCTGCTATGCCCCGCCCGCCTACGCGCCCGAACCGCGGAGCGGCGCGCACCGCCGCAACGGTTTCATCAGCTTCGCCGCATTCCACAACCCGGCGAAGATCAACCCCGACCTGATCGCCGCCTGGGCGAAGATCCTCCACGGCGTGCCGGACAGCCGCATCCGTCTGGCGTTCCGCGGCTTCGACGAACCGCTGGTGCGGGACTTCGTCGAGCGCACCTTCCAGGCGCAGGGAATCGCCGCCGACCGCCTCGACATCCGCGGCGCGCTGCCGCACGCCGAGCTGCTGGCGCTCTACGACGACTGCGACTTCGCCCTCGACGCGTTCCCCTACGCGGGCGGTCTCACCACGATGGAAGCGCTGTGGATGGGCATTCCGGTGGTGGCCGCGCCGGGCGCGACCTTCGCCAGCCGCCACGCCGCCAGTCACATCGCCAACGCGGGGTTCGCGGGCGAGGTGGCGAGCGGCCCATCCGACTACGTCCGCACCGCGATCGCCTGGGCCAACGCCCCGGCGATGCGCGACGCCGACCGCGCCGCCCGGCGCGCGCGCATGGCCGCCTCGCCCGCGTGCGACGGCGAGCGCTTCGCCGCCGACCTGATGCGCCTGCTGCACGCCGCCTGCGAGGAGGAGCGATGA
- a CDS encoding Flagellin-like protein translates to MASDISLSSATRANLLSLQRTTDLIGRTQDRLSTGKKVNSAVDDALSFFTSRNLNDRASDLTTIKSGIQEGIQVLKTTTDALTNVEDVLKQMKAIASSAKATAATDTATRAKLSSQFNELRSQVDHLVNDASYNGINLIKGNSTDTAVTPDTLTVKFSEQNDAKPKRELTIKGEASDASSLNVKSAVYTSADSTTWGSTVSNHAGIIDSSIAEIDSALTTVRSTAQTFGTNASMLQIRSDFTSNLVNTLESGAATLVNADLNEESANMLSLQTRQSLGSIALSIAQQSEQSILRLF, encoded by the coding sequence ATGGCCAGTGATATTTCCCTGTCGTCCGCGACGCGCGCCAACCTGCTGTCGCTGCAGCGTACCACCGACCTGATCGGCCGCACCCAGGACCGCCTGTCGACCGGCAAGAAGGTCAACAGCGCCGTCGACGACGCCCTGTCGTTCTTCACCTCGCGCAACCTCAACGACCGCGCCTCCGACTTGACCACCATCAAGTCCGGCATCCAGGAAGGCATCCAGGTCCTCAAGACCACCACGGACGCGCTGACCAACGTCGAAGACGTGCTGAAGCAGATGAAGGCGATCGCCTCCTCGGCCAAGGCCACCGCCGCGACCGACACCGCCACCCGCGCGAAGCTCTCCAGCCAGTTCAACGAGCTGCGCAGCCAGGTGGACCACCTGGTCAACGATGCGTCGTACAACGGCATCAACCTGATCAAGGGCAACTCGACCGACACCGCGGTCACGCCGGATACCCTGACGGTCAAGTTCTCCGAGCAGAACGACGCCAAGCCGAAGCGCGAACTGACGATCAAGGGCGAGGCCTCCGACGCGTCGTCCCTCAACGTCAAGTCCGCGGTCTACACCTCCGCCGATTCGACCACCTGGGGCAGCACGGTGTCGAACCACGCCGGGATCATCGACTCCTCGATCGCCGAGATCGACTCCGCGCTCACCACCGTCCGTTCGACCGCGCAGACCTTCGGTACCAACGCGTCGATGCTGCAAATTCGCTCGGACTTCACCTCCAATTTGGTGAACACCCTCGAGAGCGGCGCCGCGACCCTCGTCAACGCCGACCTCAACGAGGAATCCGCCAACATGCTCTCGCTGCAGACCCGCCAGTCGCTGGGTTCGATCGCCCTGTCGATCGCGCAGCAGTCCGAGCAGTCGATCCTCCGCCTGTTCTAA
- a CDS encoding hypothetical protein (Evidence 5 : No homology to any previously reported sequences) — MAVPEFAIEGTFFQTDRVSGIARVWTNVLAEWRRDGFLDRIVLFDRGDTMSQIFDARRELLPARDCTSIDGEPELLQMWCDRVGVRAFCSTYYAYPARTPSVALIHDMIPEVLGFDLAEPMWREKHALIARARGFVCVSHNTRRDLERLAPEAAARPIAVAHPGIDPAFTSGEPVDPPSRLEDLGVARDYVVFIGRPSGYKGFETLFYAVASLPAEARPQIVVVGPEDAPAIYVEYLGPGGIVRIHATDDGIRLLLAHARAYVAPSRYEGFGLTVLEAMASGCPVVCSDGGSLPEVAGDAALVLPVGDAAAFAAAIDGVRDLRVRNALIVRGLRRAGTFSWRPLADALREALEAAAA, encoded by the coding sequence ATGGCCGTGCCGGAGTTCGCGATCGAGGGCACCTTCTTTCAGACGGATCGTGTTTCGGGAATTGCGCGAGTGTGGACGAACGTGCTCGCGGAGTGGCGGCGCGACGGCTTTCTCGACCGGATCGTGTTGTTCGACCGCGGCGACACGATGTCCCAGATTTTCGACGCGCGGCGTGAACTCCTTCCCGCGCGCGACTGCACGTCGATCGACGGTGAGCCGGAGCTCCTTCAGATGTGGTGCGACCGCGTCGGCGTGCGGGCATTCTGTTCCACCTATTACGCCTATCCCGCGCGCACGCCGTCGGTGGCGCTGATTCACGACATGATCCCGGAGGTCCTCGGCTTCGACCTCGCCGAGCCGATGTGGCGGGAGAAGCACGCGCTGATCGCGCGCGCGCGCGGGTTCGTCTGCGTCTCGCACAACACCCGGCGCGATCTGGAACGTCTCGCGCCCGAGGCGGCGGCGCGGCCGATCGCGGTGGCCCATCCGGGCATCGATCCGGCGTTCACCTCGGGCGAGCCGGTCGATCCGCCGTCGCGTCTCGAAGATCTCGGCGTGGCCCGCGATTACGTCGTCTTCATCGGGCGTCCGAGCGGCTACAAGGGGTTCGAGACGCTGTTCTACGCGGTGGCGTCTCTGCCTGCCGAAGCGCGGCCGCAGATCGTCGTGGTCGGGCCCGAGGACGCGCCCGCGATCTATGTCGAATACCTCGGCCCCGGGGGGATCGTCCGCATCCACGCCACCGACGACGGGATCCGTCTGCTGCTCGCCCATGCGCGGGCGTATGTCGCGCCGAGCCGTTACGAGGGATTCGGGCTGACGGTGCTCGAGGCGATGGCGAGCGGGTGCCCGGTGGTGTGCTCCGACGGCGGCTCGCTTCCCGAAGTGGCCGGAGACGCCGCGTTGGTGCTGCCGGTGGGGGACGCAGCCGCGTTCGCCGCCGCCATCGACGGCGTGCGCGATCTCAGGGTGCGGAATGCGCTGATCGTTCGCGGCCTGCGGCGGGCGGGGACGTTTTCCTGGCGCCCCCTCGCCGATGCGCTGCGCGAAGCGCTCGAAGCCGCCGCAGCCTGA
- a CDS encoding hypothetical protein (Evidence 5 : No homology to any previously reported sequences), whose amino-acid sequence MSAWRPPADASPALREGVAALADGRLEDAAALLAAAPEAADDPEAAYRLGVARSQTGDLDGAIAAWKRTLRLDAAFVPALYDLGVALTASGDDAAAARAFARLLAVAPDHAEGRFNLGNLLFRLGATEDAVAAYAPLTAADPPMRGALVNLGRALRRLGRFAEADACYCRALLADPGDALAHWNRAHVLFLQGRWAEGFAAWEHRLRAGMGPPVVPPLPEWRGGPLPPVLMAIAEQGHGDAIQCLRYLPELLARGCRPVLAAHAALIGLVRALLPQVEVLDFADVVGGRADAWTPLFSLPYRLGLANPGSAAEPAASPAFAAGLAALRDGAPPRSRRIGVAWAGNPRHDNDRWRSMRWNDLAPLVAARPEFHWIGLQVGAAEPDAPPTPPLPDFAATARTIAGLDLVIAVDTAVAHLAATLGTPTWLMLAAEPDWRWGASGTATPWYTSVRLFRQRRLGDWGPVVREIAAALEGFSVPPKGGE is encoded by the coding sequence ATGAGCGCCTGGCGCCCGCCGGCGGACGCCTCCCCGGCGCTGCGCGAGGGCGTCGCCGCCCTCGCCGACGGCCGGCTCGAAGACGCCGCGGCCCTGCTCGCCGCCGCGCCCGAAGCCGCCGACGACCCGGAAGCCGCCTACCGCCTCGGCGTCGCGCGATCGCAGACCGGCGACCTCGACGGCGCGATCGCCGCCTGGAAGCGCACGCTGCGGCTCGACGCCGCGTTCGTGCCCGCGCTTTACGACCTCGGGGTCGCGCTCACTGCGTCGGGCGACGACGCGGCGGCGGCGCGCGCCTTCGCCCGCCTGCTGGCGGTCGCGCCGGATCACGCCGAGGGCCGCTTCAACCTCGGCAACCTGTTGTTCCGGCTCGGAGCCACCGAGGACGCCGTGGCGGCCTACGCGCCGCTCACCGCCGCCGATCCGCCGATGCGCGGCGCGCTCGTCAACCTCGGGCGGGCGCTGCGCCGCCTCGGCCGCTTCGCCGAGGCGGACGCGTGCTATTGCCGCGCCCTGCTCGCCGACCCGGGCGACGCCCTCGCGCACTGGAACCGCGCCCACGTGCTGTTCCTCCAGGGGCGCTGGGCGGAGGGCTTCGCCGCCTGGGAGCACCGCCTGCGCGCGGGAATGGGACCGCCGGTCGTCCCGCCCCTGCCGGAATGGCGGGGCGGACCGCTGCCGCCGGTCCTGATGGCGATCGCCGAACAAGGCCACGGCGACGCGATCCAGTGCCTGCGCTACCTCCCCGAACTGCTGGCGCGCGGCTGTCGTCCGGTTCTGGCGGCGCACGCCGCGCTGATCGGGCTGGTGCGCGCACTGTTGCCGCAGGTGGAGGTTCTGGACTTCGCCGACGTCGTCGGCGGCCGCGCCGACGCCTGGACGCCGCTGTTCAGCCTGCCGTACCGCCTCGGGCTCGCCAACCCCGGCTCGGCGGCCGAACCCGCCGCCTCGCCCGCATTCGCCGCCGGACTCGCGGCGCTGCGCGACGGCGCGCCGCCGCGCAGCCGCCGCATCGGCGTGGCATGGGCGGGCAATCCCCGCCACGACAACGACCGCTGGCGCTCGATGCGATGGAACGACCTCGCGCCGCTGGTCGCGGCGCGGCCGGAATTCCACTGGATCGGCCTGCAGGTGGGAGCGGCGGAACCGGATGCGCCGCCGACCCCGCCGCTGCCCGATTTCGCCGCCACCGCGCGCACGATCGCCGGGCTCGATCTGGTGATCGCGGTGGACACTGCGGTCGCCCACCTCGCCGCCACCCTCGGCACGCCGACCTGGCTGATGCTCGCCGCGGAGCCCGACTGGCGCTGGGGCGCGTCCGGCACGGCGACGCCGTGGTATACGTCGGTGCGGCTGTTCCGCCAGCGGCGCCTCGGCGACTGGGGACCGGTGGTGCGCGAAATCGCCGCGGCGCTGGAGGGCTTCTCAGTCCCACCCAAGGGCGGCGAATAG